The following are encoded in a window of Lactobacillus acidophilus genomic DNA:
- a CDS encoding helix-turn-helix domain-containing protein: protein MVNIEKFIKIRKRQKLSQTMLCQGICTQSTLSKFENNGQVPSYKILKQLCDRMNIEVGDIMTNSDSQEIAHSLFEADFSFINFDYDRILKLLSQINPNNLKRQEDQVHYCFLRGQYALKNERNQMSALFYFNDILTIPDLPQNNIYRLLALNGCSQIYAEQGEDEKAEHYYSQILKTIMQVDINDMLTAMHALAILCDAGEFYGERKKYKESNALLRYGYRIGVEHHTIFYIARILLQQSLNDIQQGKKKDIIRQHLNDACAFARINRNRLTLNKAKKLLKKLDE, encoded by the coding sequence ATGGTTAATATCGAAAAATTTATTAAAATTCGAAAAAGGCAAAAACTATCTCAAACTATGCTTTGCCAAGGTATTTGCACCCAATCTACTTTAAGCAAATTTGAAAATAATGGTCAAGTTCCTTCATATAAAATTTTGAAACAGCTTTGCGATAGAATGAATATTGAAGTAGGCGACATTATGACAAATAGCGATAGTCAAGAAATTGCTCATTCTCTTTTTGAAGCTGATTTTTCATTCATTAATTTTGACTACGATAGAATCCTAAAGCTACTATCTCAAATTAATCCCAATAATTTAAAACGCCAAGAGGATCAAGTTCATTATTGCTTTTTGCGTGGACAATATGCTCTAAAAAATGAACGAAATCAGATGAGCGCCTTATTTTATTTCAATGATATCTTGACTATTCCAGATCTACCCCAAAATAATATTTACCGACTCTTAGCATTGAACGGCTGCAGTCAAATATATGCAGAACAAGGTGAAGATGAAAAAGCAGAACATTATTATAGCCAAATATTGAAGACAATCATGCAAGTTGATATCAATGATATGCTAACTGCTATGCATGCTTTAGCCATTTTATGTGATGCGGGCGAATTTTATGGGGAACGTAAAAAATATAAAGAATCTAATGCCCTACTTCGCTATGGTTATCGCATTGGAGTTGAACACCACACTATTTTTTACATTGCTCGAATCTTACTTCAACAAAGTCTCAACGATATTCAACAAGGGAAGAAAAAAGACATCATTAGACAACATCTAAATGATGCTTGTGCATTTGCTAGAATTAACCGCAATCGCCTTACTTTGAACAAAGCCAAAAAATTATTAAAAAAATTAGATGAATAA
- the metK gene encoding methionine adenosyltransferase, which yields MEKRLFTSESVSEGHPDKVADQISDAILDAMLKKDPNSHVACETIVTTGMVFVFGEISTSAYVDIQDVVRKTILKIGYDRPELGFDGNNCAVMVDIDEQSPDIADGVDHSLETRENKSDNDELDQIGAGDQGLMFGFAIKETPELMPLPISLSHRLMRRVASLRKDHTLEWLRPDAKAQVTVEYDENGKPLCVDTVVISTQTDAEVSNEEICRAMIDLVIKEVIPAKYLDENTKFLINPSGRFVIGGPKGDSGLTGRKIIVDTYGGYARHGGGAFSGKDPTKVDRSASYAARYVAKNIVAAGLAYRCEVQLAYAIGVAHPVSIMIDTAGTGTVDDELLTEAVRNVFDLRPAGIIKMLDLRRPIYEQTAAYGHFGRTDVDLPWEKTDKTQALLDYIKNNQ from the coding sequence ATGGAAAAACGTTTATTTACTTCAGAATCAGTTTCTGAAGGACATCCAGATAAAGTTGCTGACCAAATTTCAGATGCAATTTTAGATGCGATGTTGAAAAAAGATCCTAATTCACACGTAGCTTGTGAAACGATTGTAACTACAGGAATGGTTTTTGTATTTGGTGAAATTTCAACAAGTGCATATGTTGATATTCAAGATGTAGTACGAAAAACCATTTTAAAAATAGGCTATGATCGTCCAGAGTTAGGTTTCGATGGTAATAACTGTGCTGTAATGGTGGATATTGATGAACAATCACCTGATATCGCTGATGGTGTTGATCACTCACTTGAAACTAGAGAAAATAAGTCTGATAACGATGAATTGGACCAAATTGGTGCAGGTGACCAAGGTTTAATGTTTGGATTTGCTATTAAGGAAACTCCAGAACTTATGCCGCTACCAATTTCACTTTCGCATCGTTTAATGAGGCGTGTGGCTTCACTTAGAAAAGACCATACTTTAGAATGGCTTCGTCCAGATGCTAAAGCTCAAGTTACTGTAGAATACGACGAAAATGGTAAACCACTTTGTGTTGATACTGTGGTTATCTCTACTCAAACTGATGCAGAAGTATCAAATGAAGAAATCTGTCGTGCAATGATCGACCTAGTAATTAAAGAAGTTATTCCAGCTAAGTATTTGGACGAAAATACTAAGTTCTTGATCAACCCATCTGGTCGTTTCGTTATCGGTGGACCAAAGGGTGATTCTGGTTTAACGGGTCGTAAGATTATTGTTGATACTTATGGTGGATACGCACGCCATGGTGGTGGTGCATTTTCAGGTAAAGATCCTACAAAGGTTGACCGTAGTGCTAGTTATGCTGCAAGATATGTAGCAAAGAATATTGTAGCTGCAGGTTTAGCGTATCGTTGTGAAGTTCAATTAGCATATGCCATTGGTGTTGCTCACCCTGTATCGATTATGATTGACACAGCAGGTACTGGTACAGTTGATGATGAACTTTTAACTGAAGCAGTTCGTAATGTATTTGATCTTCGTCCAGCTGGCATTATTAAGATGCTAGACTTGCGTCGTCCTATTTATGAGCAAACTGCTGCATATGGTCACTTCGGTAGAACAGACGTTGATTTACCATGGGAAAAGACCGATAAAACTCAAGCTTTGCTTGATTACATCAAAAATAATCAATAA
- a CDS encoding nucleoside 2-deoxyribosyltransferase, with protein MTQQISTAKIYLGTPFYNDDQRARVKKARALLEQNPTVVRVHFPFDQNFVDPEEKDPEADGLRSMTWRLATYNNDLSGIINATCGVFLYDMDNIDDGSAFEIGFMRAFHKPVILVPFTNDPNKEKKMNLMIAQGVTTIIDGNTELEKLATYDFNATPANPVVDYKVF; from the coding sequence ATGACACAACAAATTTCAACCGCCAAAATTTATTTAGGAACCCCATTTTATAATGACGATCAACGTGCCCGAGTTAAAAAGGCTAGAGCACTACTTGAACAAAATCCAACAGTAGTTAGAGTTCATTTTCCATTTGATCAAAATTTTGTTGATCCTGAAGAAAAAGATCCGGAAGCTGATGGTTTACGCAGTATGACTTGGCGTCTTGCTACATATAATAATGACTTAAGTGGTATTATTAATGCTACTTGTGGTGTGTTTTTATATGATATGGATAATATTGATGATGGAAGTGCCTTTGAAATTGGCTTTATGCGAGCATTTCATAAACCAGTAATTTTGGTACCTTTTACTAATGATCCTAATAAAGAAAAGAAAATGAACTTGATGATAGCTCAAGGTGTAACCACGATCATCGATGGTAATACAGAGCTAGAAAAGTTAGCTACTTATGACTTTAATGCTACTCCTGCTAATCCAGTAGTTGATTACAAAGTATTCTAA
- a CDS encoding GNAT family N-acetyltransferase, with the protein MLESKRIYLRRFEEKDAAQLLKWGTNKRYHDMAGFEQYQNMDDALNGVHQYMARPESYVICLRDNNEVIGLIELYERGMDEKSGLLKTKEVGFLLDQNFEGHGYMTKALHLILNYAFKKKRQLEVWAGTFSNNEKSQKLLEKMGFHYVYTVDYAQISQIFSYKEKYYLLRKEEWLKIDANTKS; encoded by the coding sequence ATGCTTGAATCGAAGAGAATATATTTAAGACGTTTTGAAGAAAAAGATGCTGCACAATTATTGAAGTGGGGCACTAATAAGCGCTACCACGATATGGCAGGTTTTGAACAATATCAAAATATGGATGATGCACTTAATGGTGTACATCAATATATGGCTCGCCCAGAAAGTTACGTTATCTGTTTACGCGATAATAATGAAGTTATCGGATTAATTGAGCTTTATGAGCGTGGAATGGACGAAAAAAGCGGCTTATTAAAGACAAAAGAAGTGGGCTTTTTATTAGATCAAAATTTTGAAGGTCATGGTTATATGACTAAAGCGCTGCATTTGATTTTAAACTATGCGTTTAAAAAGAAACGTCAATTAGAAGTCTGGGCAGGAACTTTTTCTAATAATGAAAAATCTCAAAAATTGCTAGAAAAGATGGGTTTTCATTATGTTTATACAGTTGACTATGCCCAAATTAGTCAAATTTTTTCATATAAAGAAAAATATTATTTGCTCAGAAAAGAAGAATGGCTTAAAATAGACGCAAACACAAAATCCTAA
- a CDS encoding MDR family MFS transporter, which produces MKKTNVPIVTLAIFMTTFMTAIEGTIVSTAMPTIVSDLDGLEIMNWVVSIFLLMTAVSTPLYGKLADSIGRKPVFLFGITLFVIGSSLCGLAQNMVELILFRVIQGLGSGAVQPVAITIIADLYTLQKRAKMLGLNSGFWGVASVIAPLLGGFIVQHLSWHWVFYINVPIGIIAFLLVVFCLKEPKHNAKSKLDLQGTIWLVILLLALMFFLQDLGEVTNFVIMAILAALVIVSVIMFFRSEKRAEDPIMPLSMLKDREFLALNLITLLISGVVIGFEFYIPTWMQGINGTSASIAGFAVTPSSLMWIVGSFLIGGMLGRWGIKKTYDYMLLVLVLADLALILVPIYTSFWVFCVIAAFNGIAFGAITTASQVRSQVLVPKEDIGVATSFNTLMKYLGQTMMVSIYGIAFNTMVVQGLNKHPQLNQSMMNKIVSAEKAKTLSVEAIPQLRQILLSGLKAVYVVSLIVIIISLVLNRIYKDRKINN; this is translated from the coding sequence ATGAAAAAAACAAACGTGCCAATAGTCACGCTTGCGATTTTTATGACAACTTTTATGACAGCTATTGAAGGTACAATCGTTTCTACAGCGATGCCAACAATTGTTTCCGATCTAGATGGATTAGAAATTATGAATTGGGTTGTATCGATTTTTCTTTTGATGACAGCTGTCTCAACTCCTTTATATGGAAAACTGGCGGATAGCATTGGGCGAAAGCCAGTTTTTTTATTTGGAATTACATTATTTGTCATTGGATCGTCATTATGTGGGCTAGCGCAAAATATGGTTGAACTCATTTTATTTAGAGTAATTCAAGGATTAGGCTCTGGTGCTGTTCAACCAGTAGCAATTACAATTATTGCAGATTTATATACTTTGCAAAAACGTGCCAAAATGTTAGGACTTAATTCGGGTTTTTGGGGAGTAGCCTCAGTTATTGCTCCGCTTTTGGGAGGCTTTATTGTTCAGCATTTATCATGGCATTGGGTATTCTATATTAATGTCCCAATTGGAATTATTGCCTTTTTGCTAGTTGTATTTTGCTTAAAAGAACCTAAACACAATGCCAAGTCAAAATTAGATTTACAGGGTACAATTTGGTTAGTAATTTTACTTCTAGCCTTAATGTTCTTCTTGCAGGATTTAGGTGAAGTAACTAATTTCGTAATAATGGCTATCTTAGCTGCTTTAGTGATAGTCTCAGTAATTATGTTCTTTAGATCAGAAAAACGCGCAGAAGATCCAATAATGCCGTTATCAATGTTAAAAGATAGAGAGTTCTTGGCTTTAAATTTAATTACATTACTGATTTCTGGTGTGGTAATAGGGTTTGAATTCTATATTCCAACTTGGATGCAAGGAATTAATGGGACAAGTGCCTCAATTGCTGGGTTTGCTGTAACGCCTAGTTCATTAATGTGGATTGTAGGTTCCTTCTTAATTGGCGGAATGCTTGGTCGTTGGGGGATTAAAAAAACATATGATTACATGCTGCTAGTTTTAGTACTGGCTGATTTAGCTCTAATTTTAGTTCCAATTTATACATCTTTTTGGGTATTTTGTGTAATTGCTGCTTTTAATGGAATAGCTTTTGGTGCAATAACTACTGCTTCACAAGTTCGTTCCCAAGTACTAGTGCCTAAAGAGGATATTGGTGTAGCAACTTCATTTAATACTTTAATGAAATATTTAGGCCAAACAATGATGGTTTCAATTTATGGAATTGCATTTAATACTATGGTCGTTCAAGGGTTAAATAAGCATCCGCAATTAAATCAATCAATGATGAACAAAATCGTATCAGCTGAAAAAGCGAAAACTTTATCAGTAGAGGCAATACCGCAATTGAGACAGATACTTTTAAGCGGATTAAAGGCGGTTTATGTAGTTTCGTTAATTGTAATTATTATTTCTCTTGTTTTAAATAGGATATATAAAGATCGAAAAATTAATAATTAG
- the leuS gene encoding leucine--tRNA ligase — protein sequence MYNHKVVEKKWQDYWAKHDTFKTGTDSNKKNYYALDMFPFPSGKGLHVGHPEGYTATDIVSRMKRAQGYNVLHPMGWDAFGLPTEQYALKTGEDPEVVTKNNIANFKRQLNKLGFSYDWDREVTTSDPNYYKWTQWVFEQMYKKGLAYEAEVPVNWSPDLGTVVANEEIVDGKTERGGYPVYRRNMRQWMLKMTAYADRLLEDLDDLDWPEPVKEMQRNWIGRSLGAQVTFKIKDSDKTFDIFTTRPDTLFGCSYTVLAPENKLVQEITTDAQRDEVNAYIKKIESKSDLERTDLNKDKTGVFTGAYAINPVNGKEVPIWISDYVLASYGTGAVMAVPAHDERDYAFATKFGLPINPVLEGGDITKEAFTEDGPHINSEFLNGLNIKDAKKKMVEWLEEHNCGEKKVNYKLRDWDFSRQRYWGEPIPVIHWEDGETTLVPEDQLPLRLPHATDIKPSGTPESPLANLTDWVNVVDENGRKGKRETNTMPNWAGSSWYYLRYVDPHNDKELADYDLLKKWLPVDLYIGGAEHAVRHLLYARFWHKVLYDLGVVPTKEPFQRLYNQGLILKNHEKMSKSKGNVVNPDDVIDEYGADSLRMYEMFMGPLDASIDWDDNGPASTKKFLDRVWRLFVNDLDLKAIPQERIVDENDGELDKVYAETVKKVTEDFDALHFNTAISQMMVFMNAAQKAKTIPREYAEGFVKLLAPVAPHMMEEIWQVFGHDESISYAEWSTYDPAKLVESTVEIMVQVNGKLRGKFQAAKDADRDEVQKQAMELPHVQKFLEGKDVKKVIVVPNKIVNIVAK from the coding sequence TTGTATAACCACAAAGTAGTTGAAAAGAAATGGCAAGATTATTGGGCAAAACACGATACCTTTAAGACAGGTACTGATTCCAATAAGAAGAATTATTACGCATTAGATATGTTTCCGTTCCCATCTGGTAAAGGACTTCATGTGGGTCACCCAGAGGGATATACTGCAACTGATATTGTGTCTAGAATGAAGCGTGCTCAAGGTTACAATGTACTTCACCCAATGGGTTGGGATGCTTTTGGTTTACCAACTGAACAATACGCTTTAAAGACTGGTGAAGATCCTGAAGTTGTTACTAAAAATAATATTGCTAACTTCAAGCGTCAATTAAATAAGTTAGGCTTCTCATATGATTGGGATCGTGAAGTTACTACTTCAGATCCTAATTACTACAAGTGGACTCAATGGGTCTTTGAACAAATGTACAAGAAGGGCTTAGCATATGAAGCAGAAGTGCCAGTTAACTGGTCTCCAGATTTAGGTACTGTTGTCGCAAACGAAGAAATTGTGGATGGTAAGACTGAACGTGGTGGGTACCCAGTATATCGTCGTAACATGCGTCAATGGATGCTTAAGATGACTGCTTATGCTGATCGTTTGCTTGAAGATTTAGATGATTTAGATTGGCCAGAACCAGTTAAGGAAATGCAAAGAAACTGGATTGGACGTTCACTTGGTGCACAAGTAACTTTTAAGATTAAGGATAGCGATAAGACTTTTGACATCTTTACTACCCGTCCAGATACTTTGTTTGGCTGTTCATACACTGTTCTTGCTCCAGAAAACAAATTAGTGCAAGAAATTACTACTGATGCACAGCGTGATGAAGTTAATGCTTACATTAAAAAGATTGAATCAAAATCAGATCTTGAAAGAACCGATTTAAACAAAGATAAGACTGGTGTATTTACTGGTGCTTACGCAATTAATCCAGTAAACGGCAAGGAAGTTCCAATTTGGATTTCAGATTATGTTTTGGCAAGTTACGGTACAGGTGCAGTGATGGCCGTTCCTGCTCATGATGAACGTGACTATGCTTTTGCTACTAAATTTGGTTTGCCAATTAATCCAGTACTTGAAGGTGGAGATATTACTAAGGAAGCTTTCACTGAAGATGGTCCACACATTAATTCTGAATTCTTAAATGGCTTGAACATTAAGGATGCCAAGAAGAAGATGGTTGAATGGCTTGAAGAGCATAACTGCGGTGAAAAGAAGGTTAACTATAAGCTTCGTGACTGGGACTTCAGTCGTCAACGTTACTGGGGCGAACCAATTCCAGTTATCCACTGGGAAGATGGGGAAACTACTCTTGTTCCTGAAGATCAATTACCACTTCGCTTACCACATGCAACTGATATTAAGCCATCAGGTACTCCAGAAAGTCCATTAGCTAACTTGACCGATTGGGTTAATGTGGTTGATGAAAATGGTAGAAAAGGTAAGCGTGAAACCAATACTATGCCTAACTGGGCAGGCTCAAGTTGGTACTACCTTCGTTATGTTGACCCACATAATGATAAAGAATTAGCTGATTACGATCTTCTTAAGAAATGGCTTCCAGTTGATCTTTACATTGGTGGTGCAGAACACGCTGTTCGTCACCTTCTTTATGCAAGATTCTGGCACAAGGTTCTTTACGATTTAGGTGTTGTTCCAACTAAGGAACCATTCCAACGTTTATACAATCAAGGTTTAATTTTGAAGAACCATGAGAAGATGTCTAAATCAAAGGGGAATGTTGTTAACCCTGATGATGTTATTGACGAATATGGTGCAGACTCACTTAGAATGTATGAAATGTTCATGGGTCCACTTGATGCCTCAATTGACTGGGATGATAATGGCCCAGCCTCAACTAAGAAGTTCTTAGATCGTGTATGGCGTTTATTCGTTAATGATCTTGATCTTAAAGCAATTCCACAAGAACGTATTGTTGATGAAAACGATGGTGAACTTGACAAGGTTTATGCAGAAACTGTTAAGAAGGTAACTGAAGACTTTGATGCTCTTCACTTCAACACTGCTATCTCTCAAATGATGGTTTTCATGAATGCAGCTCAAAAGGCTAAAACAATTCCACGCGAATATGCAGAAGGCTTTGTTAAGCTTTTGGCACCGGTGGCTCCACACATGATGGAAGAAATCTGGCAAGTGTTTGGTCATGATGAATCAATTAGCTATGCAGAATGGTCAACTTATGATCCAGCTAAGTTAGTTGAATCAACTGTTGAAATTATGGTTCAAGTAAATGGGAAACTTCGTGGTAAGTTCCAAGCTGCTAAGGATGCTGATAGAGACGAAGTTCAAAAACAAGCTATGGAACTTCCACACGTACAAAAATTCTTAGAAGGTAAGGACGTCAAGAAAGTTATCGTTGTACCAAATAAGATTGTTAATATCGTAGCTAAATAA
- the serS gene encoding serine--tRNA ligase, producing MLDIKVIRENLDWSKKKLATRGIKPEELDELVEIDTKRRKDLTMSEQLKAKRNDVSKQIAEKKRNKEDASDAIAEMREVGKEIKKLDKEVDELTEKQNYILLRLPNFPADSDPIGPDDSYNEEVRKWEEPTKFDFKPKAHWDLGTDLGILDWDRASKVSGARFVYYIGAGALLERAVFNFFLDENTKDGYTEIIPPYLVNDASMQGTGQFPKFHEDVYTIVDNDDPDKPRDLTLIPTAEVPLVNYFRNEIIHENKLPINVTAMSPAFRSEAGSAGRDTRGLIRMHEFRKVEMVKICKPDESWDELEKLTHNAEHLLQKLGLPYHVVALSTGDASFTSAKTYDLEVWMPAQDKYREISSCSNCTDFQARRAQIRYRDEDGKLHLAHTLNGSGLAVGRCVAAILENYQNEDGSVTVPDVLVPYMNGMKKITKESGLI from the coding sequence ATGCTTGATATTAAAGTGATTCGCGAGAATCTTGATTGGTCAAAGAAAAAGTTAGCTACACGTGGCATTAAGCCAGAAGAATTGGACGAATTAGTTGAAATTGATACTAAACGTCGTAAAGATTTGACTATGAGTGAACAATTGAAGGCTAAGCGTAACGATGTTTCTAAGCAAATTGCTGAAAAAAAGCGTAATAAAGAAGACGCAAGCGATGCAATTGCTGAAATGCGTGAAGTAGGTAAAGAAATTAAGAAATTGGATAAAGAAGTTGACGAATTAACTGAAAAGCAAAATTACATTTTGCTTAGATTGCCTAACTTCCCAGCAGATTCAGATCCAATTGGTCCAGATGACAGCTACAATGAAGAAGTTCGTAAGTGGGAAGAACCAACTAAGTTTGACTTCAAGCCAAAGGCTCACTGGGATCTTGGTACTGATCTTGGTATCTTAGACTGGGATCGTGCTTCTAAAGTTTCAGGTGCACGTTTTGTTTACTACATTGGTGCAGGTGCCCTTTTGGAACGTGCTGTATTTAACTTCTTCCTTGATGAAAACACTAAGGATGGTTATACAGAAATTATTCCACCATATTTGGTAAATGATGCTTCAATGCAAGGAACTGGTCAATTCCCTAAGTTCCATGAAGACGTTTATACTATTGTAGATAACGATGATCCAGATAAGCCTCGTGATTTGACTTTAATTCCAACTGCTGAAGTTCCTTTGGTAAACTACTTTAGAAATGAAATTATTCACGAAAACAAATTACCAATTAATGTAACTGCTATGTCACCAGCATTCAGAAGTGAAGCAGGTTCTGCTGGTCGTGATACTCGTGGTTTAATTAGAATGCACGAATTTCGTAAGGTAGAAATGGTTAAGATTTGTAAACCTGATGAATCATGGGATGAACTTGAAAAGTTAACTCATAATGCAGAACATTTATTGCAAAAGCTTGGTTTACCATATCACGTAGTTGCTTTGTCAACTGGGGATGCAAGTTTCACTAGTGCTAAGACATACGACCTTGAAGTTTGGATGCCAGCACAAGACAAGTACCGTGAAATCTCAAGTTGTTCAAACTGTACCGACTTCCAAGCTCGTCGTGCACAAATTCGTTACCGTGATGAAGATGGTAAACTTCACTTAGCACATACTTTGAACGGTTCAGGTTTAGCAGTAGGCCGTTGTGTAGCTGCAATTTTGGAAAACTACCAAAATGAAGATGGCTCAGTAACTGTTCCGGATGTTCTTGTACCTTACATGAATGGTATGAAGAAGATTACTAAGGAATCTGGTTTGATTTAG
- a CDS encoding TVP38/TMEM64 family protein, whose translation MHHLSPKASRRLINIATVVCGLIIILLVIYWYRLGIFTDQAKMRAYLANKRIIGPIIFVLIQIVQVVIPIIPGGVSLLGGVVFFGPIAGFIYNYVGICIGSIINFFLARHYGRPFILHIVSEETLDKYMKWTENQKKFNWFFALCILAPAAPDDVLCLLAGLTKMKFSTYFWIIILCKPWTIAAYSFGLQYGAQWLLKLMGN comes from the coding sequence ATGCATCATTTATCACCGAAGGCTAGTCGAAGATTAATTAATATTGCTACAGTTGTCTGTGGATTAATTATTATTTTATTAGTTATCTATTGGTATCGATTAGGTATTTTTACTGATCAGGCAAAAATGCGAGCATATTTGGCAAATAAACGAATTATTGGACCAATTATTTTCGTATTGATTCAAATTGTGCAAGTAGTTATTCCGATAATTCCTGGTGGTGTATCGCTATTAGGGGGCGTAGTCTTCTTTGGACCGATTGCTGGATTTATTTATAACTATGTTGGTATTTGTATTGGATCGATTATCAACTTCTTCTTAGCCAGACATTATGGGCGTCCGTTTATTTTGCATATTGTTTCTGAAGAAACATTGGATAAGTATATGAAGTGGACAGAGAATCAGAAAAAATTTAACTGGTTCTTTGCACTATGTATTTTGGCGCCAGCTGCTCCAGATGATGTGCTATGTTTATTGGCCGGGTTGACTAAAATGAAGTTTTCAACTTATTTCTGGATTATTATTTTATGTAAGCCATGGACAATTGCAGCTTATAGTTTTGGTTTGCAATATGGTGCACAATGGCTCTTGAAGTTGATGGGTAACTAA
- a CDS encoding phosphatase PAP2 family protein: MINTKNPPRDTLIPGAIFVVIYAAWALLVSSGSQFIHIFDNTIIGIVSNNNPANVAFAKTFTNLGNTSVITTETIILFIILIVFKQYAYAFFTAGVMICANGYNWIIKHAVERQRPTVHHLVYADGYSFPSGHSVGSAALFGVLIILTILLVKSKFWKTLLIIIWALFPILIGYTRIFVHVHYPSDVFGGWIEGITFVLLGYSFLYHFYIEPKMNNKQS; the protein is encoded by the coding sequence TTGATTAATACAAAAAATCCACCAAGAGACACCTTAATTCCTGGTGCAATCTTCGTGGTTATTTATGCTGCATGGGCTCTATTAGTTTCATCTGGCTCACAGTTTATCCATATTTTCGATAATACTATTATCGGAATAGTAAGTAATAATAATCCAGCTAATGTAGCCTTTGCCAAAACTTTTACTAATTTAGGTAATACTAGTGTTATAACTACTGAAACAATTATTTTATTTATTATTCTAATTGTTTTTAAACAATACGCTTACGCGTTTTTCACTGCTGGCGTGATGATCTGTGCTAATGGGTACAATTGGATTATTAAACATGCAGTAGAAAGACAGCGACCTACTGTTCACCACTTAGTCTACGCAGATGGTTATAGTTTTCCTTCTGGTCACTCAGTTGGTAGTGCTGCATTATTTGGAGTTTTAATTATTTTGACTATTTTATTAGTTAAAAGTAAATTCTGGAAAACACTTCTAATTATTATTTGGGCATTATTCCCAATTTTAATTGGTTACACTAGAATTTTTGTTCATGTTCATTATCCATCTGACGTATTTGGTGGATGGATTGAAGGAATTACCTTTGTATTGCTTGGTTATTCTTTCTTATATCATTTCTACATTGAACCAAAAATGAATAATAAACAATCATAA
- a CDS encoding alpha/beta hydrolase, whose amino-acid sequence MVVIKRNIVYDENKDLSSDIYYPNDTTSNTKILIFWHGGGWFRGNKESAKEIGVALANAGFMTFIPDYSLAPKNIFPAAHDDALHFIDWLLKSEYTDQDDLKNIVQIGASVGGTLALYVAGKYGFPTVTWSAPVEFSNWIRNHQTTKASKDAKNELGISDPQQIREAFYKYFTLTYTGTDNEKILQQLDACSYDLSKLGKLMMMNSADELTPIASVLSFIRFLANKNLGVELLVIPGHGHAMDYGSDYIDESLDFLYQTIKRQK is encoded by the coding sequence ATGGTTGTAATTAAACGTAATATTGTTTATGACGAAAACAAAGACTTAAGTTCTGATATCTACTATCCAAATGATACAACTTCTAATACTAAAATTTTAATTTTTTGGCATGGCGGAGGTTGGTTCCGCGGTAACAAAGAAAGTGCTAAAGAAATAGGTGTTGCCCTAGCCAACGCCGGTTTTATGACTTTCATCCCCGATTATAGCTTAGCCCCTAAAAATATTTTTCCAGCTGCTCATGATGATGCGCTGCACTTTATTGATTGGCTATTAAAATCTGAATACACTGACCAAGATGATCTTAAAAATATTGTTCAAATTGGGGCAAGTGTTGGTGGAACCTTAGCTTTATATGTTGCTGGGAAATATGGTTTTCCAACTGTTACTTGGTCAGCTCCAGTTGAATTTTCTAACTGGATTAGAAATCATCAAACTACAAAAGCATCTAAAGATGCTAAAAATGAACTTGGAATTAGTGACCCTCAGCAAATTAGAGAAGCCTTTTATAAATACTTTACTCTCACTTATACTGGCACTGACAATGAAAAAATCTTACAACAACTAGATGCATGTTCCTATGATCTTTCTAAATTAGGAAAACTCATGATGATGAACTCCGCTGATGAATTAACTCCAATTGCATCAGTTTTAAGTTTCATTCGCTTTTTAGCTAATAAAAACTTAGGTGTTGAATTGCTAGTCATTCCAGGCCATGGACATGCAATGGACTACGGTAGTGATTATATCGATGAATCACTAGACTTTTTATATCAAACGATTAAAAGACAGAAATAA